In the genome of Acidobacteriota bacterium, the window GCCAGCGAAACTGCCCTGTGAAATGCGGAACACAGACAGAAAGCGAAAGCGCTGATCGCGATGCCGAAAATCAACTGAGCGAGTTTGGTTGATGGAATGCGAGTGATCATTGTTCATGCCTCCGGGTGCAGAAACTGCTTTTTGGTGAATGCTGGTGAAAATTCTGAGGGCCTCAGCCTGCCGCCGTGTGCGCGGGCTTGTCAAGATTTCGGGGGAAAAACTTTGGAACTTGTGAAGTTTCATTGTCCGCCCAGACCAACAAACGGGCAAAGAAGCGAATCTTGCTTCTTTGCCCGTTTCGATTGGCGAAATTGCGGCTCTAGCTCTACTTCACTTTTTCCGAACCTTGATGAACAAAGTAGCCAATCGCCATTCCGACCACAAAACCGATGATGGCTCCGACCAACAAGTAATTGAATGAAGTTTGAGCGACTGGCACGGAAAGAAGGTCTGCCCCTTTCAGCGCCGTGCCGCGAGAAATAACGGTCGCAAAGGGAAGTTTTCCGGCCAGTTCCGACGCAGGCCGTAAAAGAAACGCAACAAATCCTCCGGCTACAATTCCCGGCAATCCAATTCCGACCATGGTCCCAAGCGGAGAAACCACAGGTTTATCTACATTGGCGGGGTCCATTCTGGGCACCAGCAGATGAATTACCACCCAGGCGACCAGATAAGCGCCGCCCGCGACGACAAACATCGGCAAGTAATAGTTCGGATTGACATCCAGCACCGCGCCTGCATAAAGCGGCAAGAGGATTCCACCTGCCGCGCCGGCGCAACTGCCTATGCCGACAACCGAACCGACGGCTTTGCGCGGAAACATGTCAGCGGTCAGGGTGAAAAGATTGGCCGACCATCCTTGATGCGCTCCCGCGGCAATGCCGATCAAAATGACCGCCGTCCAGGCGCTCTTCACATAATAAGCCGCCGTCACCAGCGGCATGATAAAAGCGAAAAGGAACAACGCCGTTTTGCGTGCGCGGTTGACCGTCCATCCACGTTTGATGAGCGCAGATGAAATCCATCCGCCGCCGACCGATCCTACATCCGCAATGACGTAAACAGTGGTCAGAAACGGAATGAGCGCCAGGTCTTTGATGCCGAAGTTTTTGTTGAGAAATTTGGGCAACCAGAACAGATAAAACCACCAAACTGGATCGGTCAGCATTTTGCCGAACGAAAACGCCCAAAGTTGACGATATCCTAGCAGGCGCATCCAAGGAGCCTTTTCTTCCGTCACGGCCTCGTCCGCATCACTTCGAATCAGCGCCAATTCTTCCGCCGACAACCGAGAATGCGCCTCAGGCTGTTTATAAAAAGCCCACCAGAAAATCAGCCACAACAACCCCACCGCGCCCGTAAAAATAAAGGCGCTTTGCCAGCCAAATTTCGCTGAAAGCAATAACGCCGTTGCGGGCGCAACAATCGCTCCCACGTTGGTTCCTGCATTGAAAACCCCAGTCGCCAATGCGCGCTCACGTTTCGGAAACCATTCGGCAACTGTTTTGATCGAAGCCGGGAAGTTGGCTGCTTCGC includes:
- a CDS encoding MFS transporter — encoded protein: MDRQATTVGAAASAAVAKIKHLRWYICALLFFATVVNYIDRQVLGTLAPALQTKIGWTESEYSQIVIWFQVAYAVMFLVWGGVLDRIGVKLGFAIALVVWSVAGMATALATTAAGFMIARFFLGVGEAANFPASIKTVAEWFPKRERALATGVFNAGTNVGAIVAPATALLLSAKFGWQSAFIFTGAVGLLWLIFWWAFYKQPEAHSRLSAEELALIRSDADEAVTEEKAPWMRLLGYRQLWAFSFGKMLTDPVWWFYLFWLPKFLNKNFGIKDLALIPFLTTVYVIADVGSVGGGWISSALIKRGWTVNRARKTALFLFAFIMPLVTAAYYVKSAWTAVILIGIAAGAHQGWSANLFTLTADMFPRKAVGSVVGIGSCAGAAGGILLPLYAGAVLDVNPNYYLPMFVVAGGAYLVAWVVIHLLVPRMDPANVDKPVVSPLGTMVGIGLPGIVAGGFVAFLLRPASELAGKLPFATVISRGTALKGADLLSVPVAQTSFNYLLVGAIIGFVVGMAIGYFVHQGSEKVK